One window from the genome of Gambusia affinis linkage group LG14, SWU_Gaff_1.0, whole genome shotgun sequence encodes:
- the cpne4b gene encoding copine-4 isoform X1: protein MSNIYESAEATLGFISSPCLTKVELRVACRGISDRDALSKPDPCVVLKMQSHGQWFEVDRTEVIRSSSSPVFSKIFLVDYYFEEVQRLRFELHDISSGNNGLRDADFLGAMECTLGQIVSQRKLTKALLKQGNTAGKSSIMVTAEELSGNDDYVELSFSARKLDDKDFFSKSDPFLEIFRVNDDGTESLVHRTETVMNNLSPIWKSFKVSLNTLCSGDHDRELKCTVWDWDSNGKHDFIGEFQTTYKEMMRAEQEGKQIQWECINPKYQMKKKNYRNSGTVILNHCKIIKMYSFLDYIMGGCQIQFTVAIDFTASNGDPRNSCSLHYIHPYQPNEYLKALVAVGEICQDYDSDKMFPAFGFGALIPPDFKVSHDFAVNFDEENPECAGIQGVVEAYQNCLPKIQLYGPTNIAPIIQKVASSASEEMHTKEAMEYFILLILTDGVITDMADTREAIVHASHLPMSVIIVGVGNADFTDMQILDGDDGILRSPKGEPVLRDIVQFVPFKDFKHASPAALAKSVLAEVPNQVMDYYSAKGIKPKCISDYESSRTFSP, encoded by the exons ATGAGTAACATCTATGAGTCTGCAGAGGCCACGCTGGGCTTCATCAGCTCCCCATGCCTGACCAAAGTGGAGCTGAGAGTGGCCTGCCGGGGGATCTCGGACCGCGACGCCCTCTCCAAACCCGACCCGTGCGTGGTGCTGAAAATGCAGTCACACGGCCAGTGGTTTGAG gtggaTCGCACCGAAGTGATCCGTAGCAGCAGCAGCCCCGTCTTCTCTAAGATCTTCCTGGTAGATTACTACTTCGAGGAGGTCCAGAGGCTTCGATTCGAGCTGCACGACATCAGCTCTGGAAACAACGGCCTCCGTGACGCAGACTTCCTGGGAGCCATGGAGTGCACATTGGGACAG ATCGTCTCTCAAAGGAAGCTGACCAAAGCTCTTCTCAAACAGGGAAACACTGCTGGAAAGTCTTCAATAATG GTGACAGCAGAGGAGTTGTCAGGAAACGACGATTACGTTGAACTCTCTTTCAGCGCTCGGAAGCTAGACGACAAG GATTTCTTCAGTAAGTCGGATCCTTTTCTGGAGATTTTTAGAGTAAATGACGATGGGACTGAGTCGCTTGTACACCGAACTGAG ACAGTGATGAACAACCTGAGCCCAATCTGGAAATCATTTAAAGTTTCATTGAACACTCTCTGCAGTGGAGACCACGACAGGGAGCTAAAG TGCACGGTTTGGGACTGGGACTCCAATGGCAAACATGACTTTATTGGAGAGTTTCAAACCACGTATAAGGAGATGATGAGGGCTGAGCAAGAGGGCAAGCAG ATTCAGTGGGAATGCATCAACCCCAAATAtcagatgaagaagaagaattacAGAAACTCTGGAACTGTCATACTCAACCACTGCAAG ATCATCAAAATGTACTCCTTCCTGGATTACATCATGGGAGGCTGCCAGATTCAGTTCACG GTGGCCATAGACTTCACAGCATCCAATGGGGATCCAAGAAATAGCTGCTCTCTCCATTACATCCATCCCTACCAACCCAACGAGTACCTCAAAGCCCTGGTGGCTGTAGGGGAGATCTGTCAGGACTATGACAG TGATAAAATGTTTCCTGCGTTTGGTTTCGGAGCTCTGATACCACCGGATTTCAAG GTTTCACATGACTTCGCTGTGAACTTCGACGAGGAAAATCCAGAATGCGCTG GGATCCAAGGTGTGGTGGAGGCCTACCAGAACTGCCTTCCTAAAATCCAGCTGTACGGGCCCACCAACATCGCCCCAATCATCCAGAAAGTGGCCTCCTCTGCCTCCGAGGAGATGCACACCAAAGAGGCCATG GAATACTTCATCCTGCTAATCCTGACGGACGGAGTCATCACAGACATGGCGGACACGCGGGAGGCCATCGTGCATGCCTCCCACCTCCCCATGTCGGTCATCATCGTTGGCGTGGGTAACGCCGACTTCACGGACATGCAGATCCTAGACGGCGACGACGGGATCCTGCGCTCCCCCAAGGGCGAGCCCGTCCTCCGGGACATCGTTCAGTTTGTCCCCTTCAAGGATTTCAAACAC gCCTCTCCAGCTGCTTTGGCTAAGAGTGTTTTGGCTGAAGTTCCTAACCAAGTGATGGATTACTACAGCGCAAAAGGAATCAAACCTAAGTGTATATCGGACTACGAGTCCTCAAGAACCTTCAGCCCCTGA
- the cpne4b gene encoding copine-4 isoform X2, with the protein MSNIYESAEATLGFISSPCLTKVELRVACRGISDRDALSKPDPCVVLKMQSHGQWFEVDRTEVIRSSSSPVFSKIFLVDYYFEEVQRLRFELHDISSGNNGLRDADFLGAMECTLGQIVSQRKLTKALLKQGNTAGKSSIMDFFSKSDPFLEIFRVNDDGTESLVHRTETVMNNLSPIWKSFKVSLNTLCSGDHDRELKCTVWDWDSNGKHDFIGEFQTTYKEMMRAEQEGKQIQWECINPKYQMKKKNYRNSGTVILNHCKIIKMYSFLDYIMGGCQIQFTVAIDFTASNGDPRNSCSLHYIHPYQPNEYLKALVAVGEICQDYDSDKMFPAFGFGALIPPDFKVSHDFAVNFDEENPECAGIQGVVEAYQNCLPKIQLYGPTNIAPIIQKVASSASEEMHTKEAMEYFILLILTDGVITDMADTREAIVHASHLPMSVIIVGVGNADFTDMQILDGDDGILRSPKGEPVLRDIVQFVPFKDFKHASPAALAKSVLAEVPNQVMDYYSAKGIKPKCISDYESSRTFSP; encoded by the exons ATGAGTAACATCTATGAGTCTGCAGAGGCCACGCTGGGCTTCATCAGCTCCCCATGCCTGACCAAAGTGGAGCTGAGAGTGGCCTGCCGGGGGATCTCGGACCGCGACGCCCTCTCCAAACCCGACCCGTGCGTGGTGCTGAAAATGCAGTCACACGGCCAGTGGTTTGAG gtggaTCGCACCGAAGTGATCCGTAGCAGCAGCAGCCCCGTCTTCTCTAAGATCTTCCTGGTAGATTACTACTTCGAGGAGGTCCAGAGGCTTCGATTCGAGCTGCACGACATCAGCTCTGGAAACAACGGCCTCCGTGACGCAGACTTCCTGGGAGCCATGGAGTGCACATTGGGACAG ATCGTCTCTCAAAGGAAGCTGACCAAAGCTCTTCTCAAACAGGGAAACACTGCTGGAAAGTCTTCAATAATG GATTTCTTCAGTAAGTCGGATCCTTTTCTGGAGATTTTTAGAGTAAATGACGATGGGACTGAGTCGCTTGTACACCGAACTGAG ACAGTGATGAACAACCTGAGCCCAATCTGGAAATCATTTAAAGTTTCATTGAACACTCTCTGCAGTGGAGACCACGACAGGGAGCTAAAG TGCACGGTTTGGGACTGGGACTCCAATGGCAAACATGACTTTATTGGAGAGTTTCAAACCACGTATAAGGAGATGATGAGGGCTGAGCAAGAGGGCAAGCAG ATTCAGTGGGAATGCATCAACCCCAAATAtcagatgaagaagaagaattacAGAAACTCTGGAACTGTCATACTCAACCACTGCAAG ATCATCAAAATGTACTCCTTCCTGGATTACATCATGGGAGGCTGCCAGATTCAGTTCACG GTGGCCATAGACTTCACAGCATCCAATGGGGATCCAAGAAATAGCTGCTCTCTCCATTACATCCATCCCTACCAACCCAACGAGTACCTCAAAGCCCTGGTGGCTGTAGGGGAGATCTGTCAGGACTATGACAG TGATAAAATGTTTCCTGCGTTTGGTTTCGGAGCTCTGATACCACCGGATTTCAAG GTTTCACATGACTTCGCTGTGAACTTCGACGAGGAAAATCCAGAATGCGCTG GGATCCAAGGTGTGGTGGAGGCCTACCAGAACTGCCTTCCTAAAATCCAGCTGTACGGGCCCACCAACATCGCCCCAATCATCCAGAAAGTGGCCTCCTCTGCCTCCGAGGAGATGCACACCAAAGAGGCCATG GAATACTTCATCCTGCTAATCCTGACGGACGGAGTCATCACAGACATGGCGGACACGCGGGAGGCCATCGTGCATGCCTCCCACCTCCCCATGTCGGTCATCATCGTTGGCGTGGGTAACGCCGACTTCACGGACATGCAGATCCTAGACGGCGACGACGGGATCCTGCGCTCCCCCAAGGGCGAGCCCGTCCTCCGGGACATCGTTCAGTTTGTCCCCTTCAAGGATTTCAAACAC gCCTCTCCAGCTGCTTTGGCTAAGAGTGTTTTGGCTGAAGTTCCTAACCAAGTGATGGATTACTACAGCGCAAAAGGAATCAAACCTAAGTGTATATCGGACTACGAGTCCTCAAGAACCTTCAGCCCCTGA